The Candidatus Nitrosocaldus cavascurensis genome segment TCTCTGGCACCACCATAAAAGGTTCTACTGTAAAGTCGTACCAGTGCATATCTCTAGTCCATATGGATATCCAACACATACCATAACCTGTAGTAGTACCAAGTTCTACATCAGCCATGAGCGTTGCAGTAGCGTATCCTGTTGATGTCTCTCCAGCAGGAACACTACATGTACCATAACCAGCGAATGGATTACCTGCTCCACCAACAACGCTTACTAACCCATCACCTATGATGGTATAACTATCAATCCATGCAAACTGCATCTCTCCACCCTCTTGGTTTATCTTCCCCTACCAATGTAACGCTCATCTCTGCTGTTATAGTACTCCCAAGCAATCCACTACTCTGAGATAGGGTTAGTGTAATCTCCCTATCACGTTCTACCTCACAGAGTGCATGATGCTCATCTTCTCCTCCTCCCTCCTGTGCATATACTACTGACATCAATCCAGCAAGTGCTAGAACCACTCCTACCATCCCTTTCTTACTAAAGTTCATAAGAATTATTATTAATAGATAGGCTTATTATATGAGGATTAAAATAATCGAGCAAGTCCTATTCTGGCAAACAAAATATCATAAGATGATAAAAATTAACATAAAATCATATATTGTTGTAATGCTCTAGTTTTATCTCCTGTTTTAGGTACCTCTTTATCCCTTCCTTGTACTTATCTAGGAAGACTATGGTTAGGTTGAGCAGGCACTCATCGCATATAGGCTTGTTCCTGAAACTTATACCCTTGCCCTTCTCAAATGCAAAGTTCATATCGCATATGATGCAACGCATAAAACGAATAACTGGAGGGGGTATAAATTAATTCCTAGTCAAACTTCTTACACCATTTATTATCCTACCTACAGTATCGTACATCCCTTCCTCGAATAATGTACCTATGACTATCACATCTGCTCCAGCCTTTGCAAGGGATACTGCTGTATGCTCATCCTTTATGCCTCCTCCAACCAATAGCAGACCATCGAAGTTCTTCCTTACAGCAGTGACCATCTCAGGCCTTACTGATGAATGCACTCCAGATCCAGCCTCAAGGTAAAGTGCTCTCATACCCATGTACTTTGCTGCTAGAGCATGCATAACTGCAAGTTTGGGCTTGTCCATTGGTACACCTCTTGCCCTCCCTATGAACCATACAGAGCTACCCTCGCCTATCACAAGGTAACCCATGGGTATAGCCTCAAGCCCATGCTTCTTCACATAGAGTGCTCCTAAAGCCTGTGCTTGGGTAATGAAGTATGGGTTCTCTGAGTTGAGGAGTGAACTGAAGAGTATGGCATCTGCCTTTGCTGATATCCCAGTTATGTTGCCAGGGAAGAGTATGACTGGTATCTTTGCACTAGCCTTTATTGATGCTACTACACCATCCAACTCTATCTGATCTATTACTGATGAGCCACCAACCAGTATGGCATCTGCCCCCAACTCCTCTGCCTTCTTTGCCATGTTAGATGCGCTATCATACTCTAGCGACTCTGAGTCTATTAAGATGAAGCATAATGGTCTCTTCTTTGATAGTTCAAAGAGCCTACTCTCTACAGGTCCCATTGCAGATGTATATACTCTACCTTTATATCTACTCTTAGCTATACATATCTGGATAGCTAAATGGATAGGGATGACTTGAATGATGATAAGATATTAAGGTTCTTTCTTGAAAGATCCTTATTTAGTGCTAGACAATTTGATATTATTTATAGAAGAATCCATGGGGGGAGAGATCTGGGAATAAGTAGAGGAGCATACTATAGACTCTTAAAGCAGAGTAGAGAAAAGGTTGAAGGGATAATCTATAGTCTACTCCTGTTAACATACATAGGTATGCTGGATGGTAAGAAGCAAGAGGTGCTTTTACAACTCCTCAAACAGATAGATGTGATATCACGTAGTAGTGCTGATAGTGATGACGTGATCTATGTGATGGATGTGATAGATAAGCTAGTGAAAGGGCTGAGTAGGGTTTGAAGTGATTTTATTTATAGATTGGTCAACTATATTTGGCTCATCATGTGATATACAGGTCTGTTAGGATGTGATGCATGAGTATAAGCATGGGAGTAAGCGTAGAGGATGTGATGTTCATGCTCATATCATATATTGCAGGGATGATTGTAACATCGCTTATGATAAACAAGGATAGATACTCTAATAGAATTAGTCATAACCCTTATGAGGCTTATGAGCATGTTATTGCTGATCTTATGGCTAGAATAGATGTGATAGATCTTAGGGTTAAGAGGATTTATAGTATCACAGAATCATTATACAATGTATCACATCACATGGAAGGAAATTATGATTATTATGGTAGGGTTGATGAGGTTGAACGGGATAATAGTACAAGTAGTGATGATTACAAGGGTTCACCATCTATGGCTAAGGCAGTTGATGATGATGACGGTAGTGATGCTGATGCTAGTAGAGAGGGTAGAAGCGGTATGAATGGTAAGTTGATGATAATCTCAAGTTACCATGATGCCAATGATGATGTAGCTATGAAGGAGGAGGGTAAAGGAGACTCTAGCTATAGGAATATAAATAATAGTACTATAGAGAAGATCTTGAGTATTATACAAGAGGGACCAAAGACATCAAGGGAGATAGAGAAGAGACTAGGGATGAGTAGGGAGCATACTGCAAGGCTTATGAAACGTTTGTATGAGATGGGTTATGTTATAAGGGATGAGAGTAAGAGACCATACAAGTATATACTTGCTCAAACAGATGATGCTAAAAAGGTCACCAATTACAAGCAGATACCATCTTAATGCTTCAGTAATACCCTCTTATACCTCCACTCCCTCCCACTCCTATTCCTGGCAAGAATGCCCTTGCTTGTAAACCTTGCAAGATATGTTGAGACCATGCTCAACTTTATAGGTTCATTGTACCTATCCTCATATGCTTCAAGCACTTGTGAGGATGTAAACTCACCATACGGGAACTCCTCCTCTATAAGGTGCATTATCCTCTCTCCAAGGGAGTTGGGTTCCTCAGCATCATACTTCTCATTGCTACTATCATCTAGGAGGTTCATCATCTCAAACACCTTTAGAACCTTCTCACGAGTAAGGTTACCCTCTACTACAATAGAGTACTTACTACCCTCGCTATCCTCTAACTCTATCTTCACCTTCTTACGTGCCACGTATCAGGTGCACCTATCTATCCTCTTCCTTAGAGGATCAATAAAGATGATGGTTTAAATCTGTAGTAGAGTTAGTCTAACTTTTGAATGGAATAATATACTTTAGGATATACTATAATTAACTCATCAGTTAAGATGATTAAACTATTATGTACATCTTCTACTTGCTACCCACTCAATTTAGCAGTAGATTTGTCAAGATGATATCTCTACAATATCAAACAATCTTAACTCTTCAG includes the following:
- a CDS encoding geranylgeranylglyceryl/heptaprenylglyceryl phosphate synthase, whose product is MGPVESRLFELSKKRPLCFILIDSESLEYDSASNMAKKAEELGADAILVGGSSVIDQIELDGVVASIKASAKIPVILFPGNITGISAKADAILFSSLLNSENPYFITQAQALGALYVKKHGLEAIPMGYLVIGEGSSVWFIGRARGVPMDKPKLAVMHALAAKYMGMRALYLEAGSGVHSSVRPEMVTAVRKNFDGLLLVGGGIKDEHTAVSLAKAGADVIVIGTLFEEGMYDTVGRIINGVRSLTRN
- a CDS encoding winged helix-turn-helix domain-containing protein yields the protein MSISMGVSVEDVMFMLISYIAGMIVTSLMINKDRYSNRISHNPYEAYEHVIADLMARIDVIDLRVKRIYSITESLYNVSHHMEGNYDYYGRVDEVERDNSTSSDDYKGSPSMAKAVDDDDGSDADASREGRSGMNGKLMIISSYHDANDDVAMKEEGKGDSSYRNINNSTIEKILSIIQEGPKTSREIEKRLGMSREHTARLMKRLYEMGYVIRDESKRPYKYILAQTDDAKKVTNYKQIPS